In Setaria viridis chromosome 5, Setaria_viridis_v4.0, whole genome shotgun sequence, the genomic stretch ACTCGTTTACCAATGCACTTGCCATGACAAGCTGAACTATGCAGGTATTCAAGACAGCTTCAAAAGGTTGGGGTGTCAGGACTTGGGACACTATCCTCCCCGGGGCTCCCATCTGTGAGTACACCGGGGTGTTGAGGAGGACTGAGGATTTGGATGGTTCGCAGAACAACTATTGCTTCGACATTGACTGTCTTCAAACCATGAAGGGTTTGGATGGAAGGGAGGTAATGGTTTTCTCGTTTACAGTAACACGAAATATTAACTTATGCTATGTGCTTGATTGGCAAAGCTCCAACTTTGATGCGCCTACAGCTCCAGCTCCAAGAATTTCTGGAGCTAGGGATGGACAGCTCAAAAAATTCTTTGAGCTGGAGCTATGCCAAACATTAGCCTGTTTACTGTACAATAGATATTTAATGTTAAGGTGTGTTAAAATGTCATCAGATGCTTTTTAGGTACCAATTCTGGAGCCCTTATGTATACTCTGTTCCTGCAGAAAAGGGCTGGGTCTGAAATGCACCTGCCCAATCTTCATCCTGATAATGATTCAGAGGCACCACCTGCGCCAGAGTACTGCATAGATGCTAGTTCTATTGGTAATTTTGCGAGGTTCATAAACCACAGTTGCCAACCTAACCTTTTCGTCCAGTGCGTCTTGAGCTCGCACAATGACGTTAAGCTGGCAAAAGTCACACTTTTTGCTGCTGACACTATACTTCCGCTTCAGGTGAAATGGGTTTGACTTTTCTTTACCAAAATTTTAAATTCCATCCAAAAAATAAAGTACTGACGACCGTGTGCTTTTCAGGAGCTATCCTATGACTATGGTTATCGCTTGGACAGTGTTGTTGGGCCTGATGGAGAAATTGTGAAGCTGCCATGCCACTGTGGTGCTCCTGATTGCCGGAAGCGTCTCTACTAGACCTGCTGTGTGTTTCCATTTAGATTTTGGAGGAAACAAATTATTTTGTAGGAATGCAGCCTTAGCATGTGCTTCATAGTTAGACATGCTCTGATATATAGCAAAAGAGGAGCAACTTGATCTCCTTTTAGAGCATTCTTATTttgtcatatgtgatatgtggAGGGCATGCCAGACATGGTAGCCTATTTTGCAGACTATCAATTAACCGATATATCTAATGGTGGAACATTTAAcctataaatatatatatgttaCACATCCTTCAAGTCATGGTTTGAATCTATGTGTTTATTAaaatgtgctgctgctgctgcgcatttgtatatatggatgctgctgccgattgttaAATTATAGCAAAAACAAAAGTTTTCTGATGCATAATTTTTCTATGAAGGAGCCTACTGCACATTTCTTAGGTTACTACAATTGCCTGTATACTGACTGGCATCTCAGATGTCATGGCCTCAGCTGCCATTTCTTAGGTTAAAATTTGACGTCAATTTACTGGAATGACCTTCATGGTGGTATTCTAAGCTTAGGATATAGATGTTGCTGCAGGTGATTCTCAATATGTCATGTACTCATTCTCTTATTCATAGTTTCTATCACGGCACTAATTTGCATATCTGCCTGACTGTAAGCAGTGAGATTTCATTTGATCAACCCGTTTAATCCTTACTAATTGTTGCTCGTTGCTAATTGCCAGCAATTATACACTGATGTCTGCTGGATATGTACGATCAGATGGCATTTGCTGTACTGGATTCAATCCTCGCAGTTTTTTGCTCACCGCTGAAAAATGCAAGCTTTGATGCTGGTGTAATGGCCATGAAAATTCTGGTGATAAATCCCAGCTGAAGCTGGGCCAAGGCCTCACAGTGCGGCGCTGATCCTCATTGCCTCGGCGGCGCGCATGATGTCTGCCAACGACaactcgccgccggcggtggaggctgcggcggccaccgcctccACGCCGCGGTCGCGGCTGCCCCGGTGGACGCGGCACGAGACGCTGGTCCTGATCCAGGCGAGGCGCGCCATGGAGCGGCGCGCCCTGCAGCTTCCCGTGCGACCGCGGCCCAAGTGGGCGGCGGTGTCGGCCTACTGCCGGCGCCACGGCGTGGAGCGCGGGCCCATGCAGTGCCGGAAGCGCTGGGGCAACCTGTCCTGGGACCTCAAGAAGATCGTCGCTTGGGAGGggaaggccgccgccggcgacggcgctggcgccgcgctgccgccgccgcagcagcatgAGTCGTTCTGGGACATGcgcggcgagcagcggcgcgcCAGGCAGCTGCCGTCGTCGTTCGACCGCGAGGTGTACGACGCGCTCGTCTGCGGCacgcccgccgtcgccgaggacgccgccgccgcgctaccGAActtcggcgacggcgagctggaGGGCGTGTACCGGCAGCCGCCCATCATGGTCATGCCCATATCAGGTATGCATCAGTAGTCGCTCATCCTGTCACGTTCGTGCAGTGCTTGTGATTTGTCGTGCATCAGCAGCCGTATACAACGTAACACGTTTCATGTTTTGGTTGTGTTCCATGCAGCAAGGAAGTATGAGCCACCACCTGCCTCCTCTGAACACGAATGCTCTGGTCCAGGTGCGCAGGAATTGTGTCATCAAAATTACACGAGTTATATCACGTGATTTATGAAGAAATTCATGTGATCCAATGAATTTGCACGATAAGTTGTTTTCTACGTACATCTGACACTGACAGCTACTTTGGTGCACATTTTTGTCAGTGACGGAGAGCGACAAgaaggccggcgcggcggcgtcggacaAGAACTCGACGTCgcagcacgacggcggcggcgggtacaAGGACAGCGACGCGACGTTCGTGGCCGGCGAAGCAGAGGGCAccacgacggcgacgccggcggcgacggtgagcaTCGGGAAGCAGGTGATCGAGGCCCTGGAGCGGGGCAACCGGGCGCTGGAGCAGCAGCTGGAGGCGCAGAAGTGCAGCTGGCGCGCGGACAGGGAGCAGAGGGCGGCCCTCCTCGGCGCGCTGGAcaggctcgccggcgccgtcggcaGGATCGCCGACAAGCTCTGAGGAATGCCAGTGTGATCTGACGCCTCTGCTGCGCCGGTCGTGAAAAAACTAAGACCTTTGGCGTATGTTACCGGATTATTGGAGCTGTGAATCACGAACTGGCAACTCTTGGATCTTGATGATGAAATAACGTGACCTTCACCCACATCTATCATGTGTCTGCTGAAATTTGCGCCCTGGCGTGGCCGCAGGCTCGGTCGGCACTGACAGCCGGGCCTCCATTTTCCGCCACTGACAGCTCCACCCCACCGCCAGTGAACATCTCATGGCTGGGGCCGCCACCGACGGGAAGATCACCGCCGCCTACGCGTTGGCGGagagccgcgcccaccgcccacCACTCCGTGCCTCATCTCACCAGTAGTCGTCGCTAAACAACATGAAGTCTGGTCTTCCTCACCATAGCACACCCCGTAATGGTGTCCATTCAAGTTCAGTTGGTTCAGAAACTCATTTTTCTGACAGAGTGTACACCAACACCAGCGAAGCCCATCTGATGCAGCACGGTTGGATCGTGCTTCTGCACGCGTGGAGCATTTCGTCGTCCGGTCCCCATCACCGGATCTCTGGGCATCTCATCCTCCGTTTCTGTTCGTGTTTGGACCCTGGGAAGGAATGATCGcactcctgctgctgctggtgcgtTCAGCTTTTCTCTTTTCGAAAGGCAGCCGCACCGATCCGATCTTGCCATCTTTGATCCCTCTCCCTCTTATGATTAGCAGCAGTGCGTGCTTTACCGACTGAATCCAATCCACCCCGATGCCTTTTTTGTTTATCCAAAACAAAatccatcattttctttttctcgcAGCTCAAACACTCAACCAGTCAGTGTTCGTTCATGTTACTGACCAGCGACTACGGCTCAGCGACTGTGACACTGAATCACCGATGCAAGTTCGCGATTCCATGTCTTTTCTTgtgctcagctcagctcaggcCTCTCAGTTCCGACAGTTGGTTAACTCTCGCGAGCATCCGCACGTGAAGAATATTCAGGCGACGCGACAGACACAGGTGCCAGCCGCCGGTCGACACGGCCGGACCAAGCAGCGCCAGTTCCCTAACGCTTCCCCTGTCTTTCCTCGTCATCTCGGCCTCCGCGATCGCAACGCCCATGAAATTCTCTGCAGCATGGCACCGACGCCCGTTGAGCCCCGGCACGGATCCGGTTCTCCGGGCAGGAGGGGTCGTGGTGGGCTGCACTGATCTGAACGTTACGTTGCCGGACGACGAGACTGCTGGCAGGTGCTCGGCAGACGGCGACGCCAAAGGGGATTTTTGTTCGGCAACTATACGTCTATACGTGAGATGACAACGCAACAGTGAGGAGGCAGGATAATGCCTGAATGAGAATGAATATGCAGAGATGTGGAGGATCGGGGAGCACGCGCACGTGCATAGCATTTACAATGGCAGCCGCATTACAATTACTACAGCTACATTATTTTTCTGAATACAGTAAAAAAATaatggcaaaaggaaaaaaaaagcaaggaaaGAATTACAAGAGGATAACAAAAGGTTACAATTAATATTTATATAACACATACTCCTATAGGTGTGGTAGTATAGACTAGTATACTGCTAGCTACTACGAGGCGTAGCATCCCAAGAACCAGGAGAGCGTCGTCCTGCCATGAccgggcgacgccgacgacTTGGTCTCCCAGCCTGCCGCGAAGGGATTCTTgtgcttcctcctcttcttggtgTGCGCCACCTTCCCCCTCACCGTCACCTCCTTCTTCCCGAAATCCACCATGTAATCCAGCAGCCCTGCTAACCACACAAAGCAAGCACGTGATGAGCAAGAAAGCGCGCGGCTGTACATCGGTGATGCGTAAAGAACGATGCTTTAGCAGCCTACTTAAACGATACGT encodes the following:
- the LOC117858148 gene encoding trihelix transcription factor ASR3, with product MMSANDNSPPAVEAAAATASTPRSRLPRWTRHETLVLIQARRAMERRALQLPVRPRPKWAAVSAYCRRHGVERGPMQCRKRWGNLSWDLKKIVAWEGKAAAGDGAGAALPPPQQHESFWDMRGEQRRARQLPSSFDREVYDALVCGTPAVAEDAAAALPNFGDGELEGVYRQPPIMVMPISARKYEPPPASSEHECSGPVTESDKKAGAAASDKNSTSQHDGGGGYKDSDATFVAGEAEGTTTATPAATVSIGKQVIEALERGNRALEQQLEAQKCSWRADREQRAALLGALDRLAGAVGRIADKL